CGATGCCCGGGGTGCGCAGCATATCGCAGTGGCTGGGCAGGTTGGTCTCCGGCAAATTGAGGGTGAAGAGCATGTCCTTGGGGAAATAACCGCGTTTGGCCAGCGTAGCGTAGAGGCCAGGCCCCGCGTGTCCCTTGGAGAGGATGAAGCGGTCCCGGTCCTCCCAATGGGGCTCCTGCGGGCGGATGCGCATCTTATCAAAGTAAAGCACAGTGGCGATATCCACCAGCGACAGGCTGCCGCCCACGTGCCCGCGGTCGTCCAATTTGTAGAGCATCTCCAGCGTCCATTTGCGGATTTCCCTGGCGGTTTGCTTTAATGAGAAAAGCTTTTGATCGTCCATGATGCGTCCATTTCCTCCTTGTCGATGGGTTCATATAAAGACGTTTCAAGTTAAGCACTGATCAAAGTATATCACAGAACAATGGCGCAGTGCATCGATATGCGCTGCGCCATTGCGTAAGGTATCACATGCGTTTATTTGCCGGTGGAAGAGGAGGCGCTGCCAACTTCGCCGTAGGTGCGTTTCTCAAACTCGTCAACGTTTTCCTTGGTGACCCACTCGCCATCGAGCATGACGGTCTTTTCCTTGGGCGGGTTGCCATCCAGAATATCGATGATGGTGTTGACGCCCTGCACGCCCATCTCATAGGGGAACTGTGCGGCGGAGCCGAACTGTTTGCCTTCGCGGATCAGGCCGCAGGCGATGCGCGAACCGTTCACGCCGCCAACCTTCACCTTGCCCTCCAGCGAGGAGCCGGAGACGGCCGCGGTGATGCCCTGGGACAGGGAGTCGCTCATGGTCCAGACGAGATCCACATCGGGATACGCCTGCATCAGGTTGGTGAAGACCTCCAGGCCCTTGTCAACGCCCGAAACGCCGTCCTCAGTGTGGACAAGCTCGATGTCGGGCCAGTTTTTCAGCTCTTCCTCCATGCCGTCGGAACGCAGGCGGGAGTTGGCGTTGGTGGAGTCAATGAAGGCGATCAGCTTGCCCTTGCCATCGACGGCCTCAGCCAGCTTTTTCATCTCCAGTTTGCCGATCTCGAAGTTATCCGAGAAAATGGTCGCGTCGGCCTTCTCGTAGTTGTTGATGTAGGAGTCGATGATGACGATAGGGGTTTTGGCGGCAAGCGCCACGTTCATCGTCGCCTCGGAAGCCTGCGGGTCGCGGGCCAGCAGGATGACGCCATCCACCTTGGAGGTGATCATATCCTCCATGTTGGAGAGCTCTTTCTGCGCGTCGTTGTTGCCGTTGACCATGGTCACCTTATGGTTGGTGCCGTGCTCCTTGTTATATTCCTCAATGGCGTCCTCAATGCCGTACATGGCCTCGACGCAGTAGGGGTTGGCGAAGTCCTTGATGACGGCGCCGATGGTATAGTCCTTCTTTTCCGTGCCCGCACTGGCGGAGGTGCCCGCACTGGCGCTGGTGCTCGTGCTGGGCGCCGCTTCCTTGGCAGAGCAGCCGGTCAGCACCAGGGCGAAGACCAGAAGGAACGACAGGGCAAGGGTCCAGAATTTCAGTGTGCTCTTCTTCATAATACTTGCTTTCCTCTCCTTGTTTGTTTGCCAAGCGCCTATTGCAGCGCCCGCAAAAGTACGTTGTCGGTCAGTTTGGGGAACCTGCCTTACAGTTGTAACATGTGCTGGAATGATGGTTCTTCTCTGTATTATTATAGAAGAATAATCCACCCCGCTTTCCCTGAAACTATGCCTATGCGCGCGTATAAAAACAATATCCGCCTTTTGCAGCGGGATTTACGCTGTTGTGCCACTTTTTATGAAAAACATACCCATTTTGGTTGGTAAGAGGCTCAAACACCCCGTCGCTTCTTGTTCTTATTATAGCGCAAAAACGATACCTGACAAGAGGCTTCTGTGAAAGTTTTTCGGAAAAATGAACGAATTGTATCTCCGCAAACGTGGGATAAAAATATGGACAGCGGACAAAAAATGTCCGCCGTCCATCGCTTTTTAGTTGTCGCCGCGGGTGAGATTCTCCGCATAATCGCGCAGGCTCTCGTAGGAGTTCACGCCGGACGCACGCTCGAAAATGCTCTGTTGCACATAGCCCGGAAGTCCGTCAAAATAGGCGCGGGCGCGGGTATCAGAGGCGAGCAGGGCGTGCAGATTGGGGTATTTTTCATCCATGGGATACACCTCCTTTGCTCCTATGTAGCCTGCGCAAAAGGCGCGCGTATTATGTACAGGAAGCATGCCGATTTGCAATGGGTGCACTCTCTGGCATTTGTGGTATGTTTTTAGGAAATGCTGCATACAGCACTGAAAATCTTACAGTTTTTACAGATTTTTTGTTTTAATATTGAGTAATTTACTAAGCACATGCGCAGCGGGCAATCAGATGCGCGCGTACCTGCAGCGGAAGCGCCATGAAGTGCACCTTTCAGCAGATCAAATGGGCATGTTGTGCAAGTTGCGCCGCCCCGATGGCCGTGATGTGCGGGACTCTGTGCGGCAGGCAGGATGGCATTTGCCTTGAACAGAGGGTCCTGCCTGCGCTGCTTGACTCCAGTGCGCAAGCCGGCTTGCGGAGCTGCGGGCGGTTTCCCCGGCATGAACAGAGTGTTGCCGCTGCTGTTTGTTTTACGGGCATAGGATATTGCGCGCGCCGGCTGCCAGGATTGCCCGCGCGGGCGCGCCGATCAGGGGGCGGGACAGGTGTGCGTGATGCAGAGAAAAAGACGTTTTCGCCTTGGTTGTTGCGGCAATGTGCACAGCGCGCCCCGGGGTGCGGGGGCGCCCGCCATCTGCTGCGGGGAAGCGCCGCAGCGGTTTACGCCCAACGCCGCGGAACGGACGAAATGCGCGTGTGCGACGGGAAGAAGCGCGCCCCCATGCCGGCCCGGCGTCCCACCCCATGGCCAAGGAACACGCCATCCGACGGATTTACCTGCAGACAGCCGAGCGGCATGCGCAAAAATGCTTGCGCCAGGCGCTGCGCCCAAGGCGCTTTTTGTCCTGCGCGACGGCGCGGCCATCGGCGCTTACGCGCGCCGCAAACTGCATCAAGCGTAGATAACGCAAATAAAATGACAAAAATCGTCTGGAATCCCGCCTGCCCCGTTCCATTTGGCGCGGGCCTTTGTTATGATGAAGGTAATCAAAGGGGGAATGCACGTGATTTCGGATAAAGACATGACGCTTTTACGCGATACCTTTGCCTTCTGGAAGCGGCTGGGTACCCAGCAGCAGAAGCAGCTTGACGACGCGGTGATATCCGTGCGCTTTGCCAACGGGCAGCGGATGCCTGCGGGCGACGAGGCGTGCGCGGGGCTGGTGCTGGTAAAAAACGGACGGCTGCGCACCTGCATTCGGACGGATTCCGGCAAGGAGCTGACGATGTACCGAGTATCCACGCGCGATACGGCGGTGCTGTGGCCGATCTGCAAGCTGCGGGGCGTGGAATTTGCGGTGGAAGTGGTCTGTGAACGAGAGACCGAGCTGCTACTGCTTCCCCAGCGCGCCTGCGAGGCGCTGAAGGTGGAGGCGCCCGCGTTGGTGGAGACCATGCGCCAGCTGGAGGCATCCCGCTTTGCGGATTTCTCTTGGGTACTGGAGCAGGCGATTTTTGCCAATTTAGACGCGCAGCTGGCCAAGGCACTGCTGGAGCAGGGGGCCATTGAGGGCGCGGATCTGGTGCACATCACGCAAGATTCGCTGGCAAAGCAGCTGGACGTCAGTCCGGAAGCGCTGATGCGCATGATGGAGTATCTGCAGCAGGAGGGAATGATTTCGCTCTTTGTAGGGGGCGTCATCCTCAAGGACCGCGCGCGGTTACAGGCACTGCGCGATGCGCTGCCTGCGTAACCGCGCCTACAGAAAGGACGAGAAACCAATGGCGGATTTTTTTGAAAAGATGAAGAGCACCCTAGTGCGCGGCGCCAACACCGTGGCGGAGGAAAGCAGCCGGCTGGTGGAGCGGGGCAAGATCAAGGCCAATATCCTCAAACTGGAGGAGGAGCGCAAGGACAAGATCATGGCCCTGGGACAGACGTGCTATCATATGTACAAAAACGAGCAGGAGGAGATGGACAGTCTCCGCAAGCTCTGCGAGGAAATTGAGGCGCTCGACGCGGCCATTGCCAAACGCCGCAGTGAGGACGAGGAACTGAAGAACAGCTGACGCAGGGCGTAAGGAGGTGCTGCCGATGGATACGCCGCAGGGAAAGTATGTCTGGACGGCAAAAGTGGGCGAAAAAGGACAGATTGTCATCCCCAAGGAAGCCCGGGAGGTCTTCGGCATTCATCCGGGGGATACCGTGCTGCTGCTTGGCGACGTTGAGCAGGGCATTGCAATCGTCAACAACAATATGTTTATGCAGTTTGCCCAGGCGATCTTTGATGCCCAGCGCGCGAAAAAGCCTGAGTAGGGGGATGGCTGGCGGAAAAGAAGGATATGAGGCGCAGGCCATATGGCCTGCGCCTCTATTATGATATGTTGCTGGCAATTTGGATAAAAGGTAACTGTGAGGACAACGTGCCGTGCTAGAATTCTTACAAATTCTACATGGAGGTTGAAACGATGGCTGCTCTAGATTCCCATACGATTCCCTTAACGGGGGCAGAGATATCTGAGAGAACACAAGGAACACACTTAAAAACCTACACGAGTCTTGCGCAGCTGGGGTTTACAGCCCCGTCAACGGTAACACA
Above is a window of Maliibacterium massiliense DNA encoding:
- a CDS encoding AbrB/MazE/SpoVT family DNA-binding domain-containing protein, with translation MDTPQGKYVWTAKVGEKGQIVIPKEAREVFGIHPGDTVLLLGDVEQGIAIVNNNMFMQFAQAIFDAQRAKKPE
- a CDS encoding helix-turn-helix domain-containing protein; its protein translation is MISDKDMTLLRDTFAFWKRLGTQQQKQLDDAVISVRFANGQRMPAGDEACAGLVLVKNGRLRTCIRTDSGKELTMYRVSTRDTAVLWPICKLRGVEFAVEVVCERETELLLLPQRACEALKVEAPALVETMRQLEASRFADFSWVLEQAIFANLDAQLAKALLEQGAIEGADLVHITQDSLAKQLDVSPEALMRMMEYLQQEGMISLFVGGVILKDRARLQALRDALPA
- a CDS encoding sugar ABC transporter substrate-binding protein; this encodes MKKSTLKFWTLALSFLLVFALVLTGCSAKEAAPSTSTSASAGTSASAGTEKKDYTIGAVIKDFANPYCVEAMYGIEDAIEEYNKEHGTNHKVTMVNGNNDAQKELSNMEDMITSKVDGVILLARDPQASEATMNVALAAKTPIVIIDSYINNYEKADATIFSDNFEIGKLEMKKLAEAVDGKGKLIAFIDSTNANSRLRSDGMEEELKNWPDIELVHTEDGVSGVDKGLEVFTNLMQAYPDVDLVWTMSDSLSQGITAAVSGSSLEGKVKVGGVNGSRIACGLIREGKQFGSAAQFPYEMGVQGVNTIIDILDGNPPKEKTVMLDGEWVTKENVDEFEKRTYGEVGSASSSTGK